The following coding sequences lie in one Pantanalinema sp. genomic window:
- a CDS encoding type III pantothenate kinase: protein MLVVSIGNTNARFGWFDGADPIAIEAISTASLKAIPPLLAEGWGASIVSVVPEATEALRGAWGDRELRVLDADSSGLTVDYHPARSMGADRIANAIALLDRGLVPGIAVDCGTATTLTVVDARGHVVGGAIAPGLGTAARALVGKTAQLRHVPYVRKPEPWGQDTLSSLQLGMVEGHIGMIAHLVARMRRGLDAEAPAVLCGGWSETLHEGLPGFICAPFLTLEGG from the coding sequence ATGCTCGTCGTCAGCATCGGCAACACCAACGCCCGGTTCGGCTGGTTTGACGGTGCCGATCCGATCGCGATCGAGGCGATCTCCACGGCGTCGCTCAAGGCGATCCCGCCGCTTTTGGCCGAGGGATGGGGCGCCAGCATCGTCTCGGTCGTGCCCGAAGCGACCGAGGCGCTGAGAGGGGCTTGGGGAGATCGTGAGCTGCGGGTGCTGGATGCCGACAGCTCCGGCCTGACGGTGGACTATCACCCGGCGCGCTCCATGGGCGCCGACCGGATCGCCAACGCGATCGCGCTGCTGGATCGCGGCCTGGTGCCCGGGATCGCCGTGGACTGCGGAACGGCCACCACCCTCACCGTGGTGGACGCACGCGGTCACGTGGTGGGCGGCGCGATCGCCCCCGGGCTCGGGACGGCCGCACGCGCCCTGGTGGGAAAGACGGCCCAGCTGCGCCACGTGCCCTACGTGCGCAAGCCCGAGCCCTGGGGGCAGGACACCCTCTCCAGCTTGCAGCTCGGAATGGTCGAGGGCCACATCGGCATGATCGCGCACCTGGTCGCGCGCATGCGCCGGGGCCTCGACGCCGAGGCCCCGGCCGTGCTGTGCGGCGGCTGGTCCGAGACCCTCCATGAGGGTCTGCCCGGCTTCATCTGCGCCCCTTTCCTCACGCTGGAGGGGGGAC